Genomic window (Onychomys torridus chromosome 5, mOncTor1.1, whole genome shotgun sequence):
TGAAGGGAAGGAGCTACAGCTTAGCTCACCTATGACTTTTCCCCTTCAGGATCCCAATGAGGAGGAACCCAATATCCGGGTTCTCCTAGAGCATCGCTTCTACAAGGAGAAGAGCAAGAGTGTCAAGCAAACCTGTGATAAGTGCAACACCATCATCTGGGGTCTCATCCAGACCTGGTACACCTGTACAGGTAGGCCAAGACCAAGACCCACTCCTGTAGATGCTCTGCTCCCAGACGTGGGTCATGTTCAAGTGACTTGTCCAGAGTGTACAGAGGAGACCAGCGTGCCTGCCTTCACTGGCCGCGATTCTAGACCCGAGCTGTTTAGTATAGTGCTGATGAATCACAGAaggtttttgaaattaaaattcacCTGAGTTGAATATGTAGATTAGTTTTATTATCTACTTTGCAAATGCTCGGCAGCCACCTGAGGCTGGTGGTTACCGTATTGGATAGTGCAGAGAGAGTATTGCAGAATAATGGTACTGTTCTGTATGAGAAACCAGATTAGGAAATGGCATGCTATGTCAGCCAGCGCTAGAAAGGAAAATTGAAAGGGGATAATATTTATAGGAGGTACAGTGGGTACTATTTTTGGTAAACTGAAAAGACTCATATGACAGTTTAAGCAAGCACTTGGAGGTCAGGGTGCAAGCCAGGAGTATTATCTAAGGAGGAAGGATGTAGTATGGGGGAGTCTTATATGCAAGGCTCTGTGGTTGATGTGTATCTATTGCCTGTGAGTTTAAATACCATGTCTAAGGGGAGGTGTAATAGAGGTACCATCAGGGGAGACCAAGGACATTTCTATATGTGCAATGAGGACTATACATGGGTGCTGAATACTTAGACTCTGGTTGCTAAGTTGagctggaaggaggagagggttgtctctgatgaaggttgagtgTTGTGTGAGGGGTGGTTGAGGTCAGTGCTGGTTGCAGAAATAAGTGAGGAGTCAGGATGACTCATGCTGTAGTCTCAGCCCCAGAGGATAGAGTCGCTGAAATCTGAGATAGATGGAGACAACAGTTGGGATGTAAGAGAGGAAACTTTACTGGAAAGCTTAGGTTTGATGGATGCTAATGGCAGGTTGACTCTAGATGTGTGAGTCATGGTTAAGAGACAAAGCTGGGGTCCAGAGACATGAGGATCTTTGAGATGCTGAGCTACTCAGTAGTGCAAGGAGAAAGTCTTGAGTTGATGTGGACACTGGAGGGGCACTGatggggtatgtgtgtggagCAGTCCAGCTGAAGGTCATCCTAGGCTGTGGCGATCCACACCACAACTTTTGAGAGATGTGGGTGTTTTCCTACTGCAGGGTGTTATTACCGCTGTCACAGCAAGTGCCTGAACCTCATCTCCAAACCCTGTGTCAGCTCCAAGGTTAGTCACCAGGCTGAGTATGAGCTGAACATCTGCCCTGAGACTGggctggacagccaggactaccgaTGTGCTGAGTGCCGGGCCCCCATCTCTCTGCGTGAGTGAACGATGGGGTCCTCTTCCAAGTTGGGGGAGAACAGTGGCAGAGCTGATCCAGGAAGGGCACCTGGTTGTTGTGCGAGAAAGATGTACTACAACAGCTGAGTGAGGCCAGCACAGTCCATGCGCCTTGTTCTGGGGATGTCACAAAGGGAAGTTATTGCCATTCCTTCAGGCCCCATGGGAATAGACAGTTTCTGGCTGTTTCGTGACTTGTCCAGGTCTCTCCAGGGCTGATCTCTGACCTCTGACTACAGTGCCTTTGTGTTCCCACCGTCACAGAGAGCCCACAAAGGCAAGGACTAGGGGGAAAGAAATGATGCTGCACTGGGGATATGCTTGCTTAGCATATATAAGGCTCTTGGTTTCATCCCAAGTgtgcagaagaaaggaaaatgaaaacattctagAGATGGAAATATTAACTACTGTGAACTTGTGGGGTCCCTTCAGgggttctttctgtcttcctactCTGTTGTCTCATTTTGCTGAGACACTGGGATGGCCGAGGGCCTCCTGGATGAGAATGGGTACGTCAAGTCTGGGGGGCGGGCCGGGGACCCCTAACTCAGCTTACACTTTCCTGCAGCCTTGGTGAGGGAGGATAGAGCACAGGGTGAGAGTCCTTgggcagggaaggcaggcaggccttAATCCCCCACAGCTGTCTGACCTTGGAACAACCTGGCCCCCACAGGAGGTGTGCCTAGCGAGGCCCGGCAGTGCGACTACACTGGCCAGTACTACTGCAGCCACTGCCACTGGAACGACCTGGCCGTGATCCCTGCACGTGTGGTGCACAACTGGGACTTCGAGCCACGCAAGGTTGGCTTTGGAGATACGGTGCTTGTGAGGGTGGGGAGCGAGAGCAGGCAGAGGGTGGGCATGTCTGGGCCCCACCAGTCCTCGCTCTGCCAGCCGGTCACTCAGCTACCCTGCAGGTGTCCCGCTGCAGCATGCGCTACCTGGCATTGATGGTGTCTCGGCCAGTGCTCCGGCTCCGGGAGATTAACCCTCTGCTGTTTAACTACGTGGAAGAGCTGGTGGAGATCCGGGTGAGGCTGGGCCCCGGGGAGGGTTGGGATGGACTTGTCCCCCCATGGGAGGCTCTGAGCAGAGGAGGTGGGCTACTTTCACAGGCTCCTTGCTATGTCTTGGATCAAAAATGTTACAACCAGCTGGGCggctgtggcgcacgcctttaatctcagcactaaggaggctgaggcaggttctaggccagcctagtctacagagtgagatccaggacaggcaccaaaattacacagagaaaccctgtctcaaaaaaaccaaaaagaaaaaaaaaaaagtcacaacaataaaaaaagaaatgttaaattctCTAACAATCTCATTGAAAAAGCAGAATCTAGGGTGGTGGCTCATCCCTGTGATGTTAGCATTAGGGGCTTGGGTAGGAGGATCACTAGTgtgagatcagcctgagctagATAGTCAGACAGCTtgtcagaaagtgtgtgtgtgtgagagagagggggggagggagggagggagggagggagggagggaaggggaggaggagaggaagagagaggaaaagggagaaagagaattttAATTCTATCTGTCAATCAACTATCATTCTATCTGTCAATcaactatcatctatctacctatttacctACCTGTACCtagctggggatgtagttcaattGTTAGAATGAAACTTAGATGCAGGAAGCactgggttcagctcccagcattgCATAAATCTCCATGGTAGcacatgtagctcaggctgaccttgaatttgatgTATAGCTGAGGTTGGTCTTGAaccttgatcctcctgtctctacttcccaagtgtggGTATACAGCAGGTTTGTGCTTCTACACCTATCTAGTAGTATATTTTCTTCAGCTCAATAGAATCAAAATGTTATTATAATACataatcaatatacaaaattgtCAAgctattttattctctttttatgtGTACTATAACTTTGAATTCTAGTGTGTACCCTATACTTAGAGCAATCCAAGTGAATGCTAGACATTTCAGCAGCTCTATATGGCTTTTGGCCAATTGTAGCCAGAAGAGTCGGGGCTGAGGTCAGAAGGTGCTGTAGTTCAGGCAGGAGTTGATGATGTTGTGGGCAAGTTAGTAGAAAGGACTTAGATTCCATGTTTTAGGGGAGGGGTCTGAGCCAGAGCAAGGTGAGTGGTCAAGGCCAAGGCATTGATGAGCAGTATGGGATCTGCCTAGGATTTTGGCCCACTGTGTTGGATATGATTTAGTGCTGACCTGAAGAGGTGGGATGGGCCCACTGCTTGTCTCTGGGACTGAGCTAAGTGACATGGATGGGAGATCTCAAGAGGCATGTTTAATGAACCTCAAGATCCTATGTAGTCCAGAAATTGTGATTTGCATTTGAGATTGGCTAGACCATTCAGATGTACGACCATCTTGTGGAATTTGAGGGCACCTTCCCCAGTCTCTACTGACCCTGCTTTCACCCACAGTATGAGGAGAAGCCACCCTGTGAGCATGCCCTATAAAGCCAGTACAAAACGAACCCCTTAGCCTTACAGAAACAGCCGTGGTGCCACCAGTGTGCCACGGCTGAGATGTCCACCTGTTGTCTGTGTCTGCAGAAGCTGCGCCAGGACATCCTGCTCATGAAGCCATACTTCATCACCTGCAAGGAGGCCATGGAGGCACGCTTGCTGCTGCAGGTCAGACTGCTAGAGGGACAGGTCTCAGAGAGCCAGGGTGATCAGATGCTTCCTGCTCAGATTCTTCAGATAACACAGTAGCTAGATAGGTTGTGCTTCTAGCAGCCTTCCAAACTTTTTATTCTGGGAATATCATCTAAAACAAACTGTCAAATATTCTACACACAACAGTGTTCTCTGATGATCTGTTTGGGAAACTAAGATAAGCCATCATGGTGTTTAGCTTTCATGGAGGTGGCCTTGACCTTAGCCTCCTCAGGCAGGTTGAACAAAACACAGGTTTTCAGACTCACCCACTGCTTTGCTCAATAAGTAATCTCAGAGACCGTTCTAAATTGTGGGAATCCTGAGCAAGACAGGCTCACTTTTGGAGAGTGGCTGACGGGTCAGGAAGGCGAGGGAAATAGGCAGTCTGTCAGGGTGCGAGCACTGCATAGAAGCAAGCAGGGCAAAGGGGAAGAACTGGAAGGTATTAAACAGAGACCAGGAGCAGGAAGAGGCATGGATGGCAGGGGAAGCTGCTGTGAAAGGTGGGGAGCACTGAACAGCGGTCGTGGCTGGAGGGGCATTTTAGGTGTGTGCAACGGGGGCATATAGATGGGGAAATGTTGCCCTGGCCACATCTTCCCTTTGGAGCCTCCCGGTTCTTGAGGTCCCTATACAGACACCCTGTGAAACTTGTGGTTTCCACAAGAACCCTGGGCCCTGACAACAGGAGTGGCCCTGGGTGGTGAATGGGGGACACTTTCTCTGCATTTGGGGTGGGGTAACAACTGCTGGGTCTTGGCAGCTCCAGGACCGGCAGCATTTTGTGGAGAACGATGAGATGTATTCTACCCAGGACCTCCTGGAGGTGCACATGGGCCGCCTCAGCCGCTCGCTCACTGAGATCCACACGCTCTTTGCCAAGCACATCAAGCTGGACTGTGAGGTGGGTGTCCCCATTCCCTCTGTGATTATGGCCCTGTCTAGAGGAGACTCTTAGCTGTTCTGTCCACCAGCCCTCAGGGACAGGATTGCCCAGTGTGTTCCTGGCCTGAGTTGGCATTACTTGCCAGTCATTAATACTGATTCCCTTTCCAACAGCGGTGCCAAGCCAAGGGGTTCGTGTGTGAACTTTGCAAAGAAGGTGATGTGCTGTTCCCGTTTGACAGCCATACATCTGTGTGCACCGACTGTTCAGCTGTCTTCCACAGGTGGGTGTGGCCTGTAGCTCACTCTCAGGCGAGGTATTGAGTCTCCCCCTGCCCTCTAAGCAGCATGCCTTCCATTGTCCCTGGCTGCAGCTGGTCCTGTGAAGCCTGCTACCTGGGAGAGAGAAGGTAGACATTGGGGCTTTTGCTGTCTGGTGTTCAGAGCCCTTTGCTGGAGTTAGGCTCTGATGTGTATGTCCAAATTAAAAGTTCCACTAAGGGGCTAGGAATGtagcctagcatgcatgaaaccttgggtttgatttctagtGCAGactagagctgggcatggtagtacatgt
Coding sequences:
- the Def8 gene encoding differentially expressed in FDCP 8 homolog isoform X1 is translated as MKGWDAMEYDEKLARFRQAHLNPFNKPLGSRQHEQEPSEKSHEVTSEETLPELPTGEPEFHYPERVMDLGLSEDHFSRPVGLFLASDVQQLRQAIEECKQVILELPEQSEKQKDAVVRLIHLRLKLQELKDPNEEEPNIRVLLEHRFYKEKSKSVKQTCDKCNTIIWGLIQTWYTCTGCYYRCHSKCLNLISKPCVSSKVSHQAEYELNICPETGLDSQDYRCAECRAPISLRGVPSEARQCDYTGQYYCSHCHWNDLAVIPARVVHNWDFEPRKVSRCSMRYLALMVSRPVLRLREINPLLFNYVEELVEIRKLRQDILLMKPYFITCKEAMEARLLLQLQDRQHFVENDEMYSTQDLLEVHMGRLSRSLTEIHTLFAKHIKLDCERCQAKGFVCELCKEGDVLFPFDSHTSVCTDCSAVFHRDCYYDNSTTCPKCARLNLRKQSLFQEPGLDVDA
- the Def8 gene encoding differentially expressed in FDCP 8 homolog isoform X2, with the translated sequence MEYDEKLARFRQAHLNPFNKPLGSRQHEQEPSEKSHEVTSEETLPELPTGEPEFHYPERVMDLGLSEDHFSRPVGLFLASDVQQLRQAIEECKQVILELPEQSEKQKDAVVRLIHLRLKLQELKDPNEEEPNIRVLLEHRFYKEKSKSVKQTCDKCNTIIWGLIQTWYTCTGCYYRCHSKCLNLISKPCVSSKVSHQAEYELNICPETGLDSQDYRCAECRAPISLRGVPSEARQCDYTGQYYCSHCHWNDLAVIPARVVHNWDFEPRKVSRCSMRYLALMVSRPVLRLREINPLLFNYVEELVEIRKLRQDILLMKPYFITCKEAMEARLLLQLQDRQHFVENDEMYSTQDLLEVHMGRLSRSLTEIHTLFAKHIKLDCERCQAKGFVCELCKEGDVLFPFDSHTSVCTDCSAVFHRDCYYDNSTTCPKCARLNLRKQSLFQEPGLDVDA